From bacterium, one genomic window encodes:
- the rsmI gene encoding 16S rRNA (cytidine(1402)-2'-O)-methyltransferase, with product MSTSGTLYIVATPIGNLGDMTYRAVETLRQVDLIACEDTRTSQTLLHHFDIHKPLVSYHNFNERKVTEKLISRLQLGENIALISDAGTPSISDPGFIIVRSAIAAGVPIVPIPGASAAISALAISGLPTDAFIFHGFLPQTQGKRRTVIDSLADRRETIVLYESPFKIHKLIELLYELLGNRQVVLCRELTKKFEETIRCDLESLRTAIAGRVLKGEITLVVEGRTRKSERNDEQEDDD from the coding sequence ATGTCAACAAGCGGTACACTTTACATTGTGGCGACACCAATTGGCAATCTCGGCGACATGACCTATCGTGCTGTCGAGACCTTGCGGCAGGTCGATCTCATTGCGTGCGAAGATACACGCACTTCGCAGACGCTTCTGCATCACTTCGACATCCACAAACCGCTCGTGTCCTACCATAATTTCAACGAGCGCAAAGTCACCGAGAAGTTGATCAGTCGACTCCAACTTGGAGAAAACATCGCTCTCATTTCCGATGCAGGAACTCCGAGCATCTCCGATCCGGGATTCATCATTGTGCGCAGCGCCATTGCCGCGGGAGTTCCGATTGTTCCCATTCCCGGTGCTTCGGCGGCAATCTCTGCTTTGGCAATAAGCGGACTTCCGACCGATGCGTTTATCTTCCACGGTTTCTTGCCACAGACTCAAGGTAAGCGCCGGACAGTAATCGATTCATTGGCCGATCGGCGAGAAACGATTGTCCTTTATGAGTCGCCGTTCAAGATTCACAAATTGATAGAGTTGCTCTATGAATTGCTCGGAAATCGACAAGTAGTTCTTTGCCGGGAATTGACAAAGAAATTTGAAGAGACGATTCGCTGTGATCTGGAGTCGTTGCGGACGGCGATTGCTGGAAGAGTTCTCAAAGGCGAGATTACATTGGTAGTCGAAGGTCGCACCAGAAAGTCGGAGCGCAATGATGAACAGGAAGATGACGACTAA
- a CDS encoding mucoidy inhibitor MuiA family protein produces MLYKSLTSWLLAVAMLSIGATALAVDTKLDSKITSVTVFNDRALVNRTVEVDLAVGSHSITIPDIPLIADEQSIRASATGENMVIQGLKHAIVSMPFDSARIEALNHILDTLYNHQLAALNDRKSVLEMQKSMLDQLIANAGKTLSDDMTKVAFDAKNWEQAYTFISRNLSFVVDSLRAIGLESAGISNRCSKLEAELNRLKSDAMQQTRHVTIDVEVESAGRSHLSIAYLVTQASWSPIYNARLIDSDSVELSYFGQVTQNTGEDWEDVKLTLSTTSPNRIMFPGELSAKTLATREGFDIEYGNSESGIIQKGEYEIVIAERDLLRVSDLSQIRAEDIKNMPVATVSELLRLRTGVVDCRAGSSRCQLGVHITLNQFHRLEAGDNSLR; encoded by the coding sequence ATGTTGTACAAATCGTTAACTTCTTGGTTGCTCGCCGTAGCGATGCTGTCGATTGGTGCCACGGCTTTGGCTGTAGACACGAAACTCGACTCAAAGATAACTTCCGTGACAGTTTTCAATGATCGTGCGCTTGTCAACCGAACCGTTGAAGTCGATTTAGCGGTTGGCAGTCATTCTATCACGATACCGGACATTCCTCTGATCGCTGACGAGCAGTCGATTCGAGCGTCGGCTACCGGAGAGAACATGGTGATTCAAGGATTGAAGCACGCAATTGTTTCCATGCCCTTCGATAGTGCGCGAATAGAGGCGCTAAACCATATTCTTGATACTCTCTACAATCACCAACTGGCTGCACTCAATGACCGCAAGTCGGTACTGGAAATGCAGAAGTCGATGCTCGATCAACTCATCGCGAATGCGGGTAAGACGCTCAGCGATGACATGACAAAGGTAGCTTTTGACGCCAAGAATTGGGAGCAAGCGTACACATTCATTTCGCGAAACCTGAGTTTTGTGGTCGATTCCCTTCGTGCCATCGGTCTTGAGTCTGCGGGAATCAGCAATCGTTGCTCCAAATTGGAAGCTGAACTTAACCGACTGAAAAGTGATGCAATGCAACAGACCAGGCATGTCACCATTGACGTCGAGGTTGAATCTGCGGGTCGATCGCATCTGTCGATTGCTTATCTTGTAACACAAGCAAGTTGGTCGCCGATCTACAATGCGCGGTTGATCGACAGCGATAGCGTCGAGTTAAGCTACTTCGGGCAGGTAACTCAGAATACCGGTGAGGATTGGGAAGACGTGAAGCTGACTCTGTCGACGACATCGCCGAATCGAATCATGTTTCCCGGTGAGCTGAGTGCCAAGACATTGGCGACTCGAGAAGGATTTGACATTGAATATGGTAACAGCGAGTCTGGTATAATACAGAAAGGTGAATATGAAATAGTCATCGCAGAACGAGACCTCCTTCGGGTCTCTGATCTCAGCCAGATTAGAGCCGAAGACATCAAGAACATGCCAGTAGCAACTGTCAGCGAGTTGCTTAGACTCCGAACAGGAGTTGTCGACTGCCGGGCGGGGTCTAGTCGCTGTCAACTCGGTGTCCACATCACTCTCAACCAGTTTCATCGTCTTGAAGCCGGAGACAATTCCCTCCGGTGA
- a CDS encoding DUF4139 domain-containing protein has translation MSTSLSTSFIVLKPETIPSGEQSTRTTIAQWVLDGDETLIARPQNFQNVFRFMKMKNATGVPLLPGTINLFAQNDYIGRFNSPYLVLPDEEFGMPFGVDDGIEIKREINDRLNSVDGDKRGHSETVTITLVNKSGFERTVELEEALFTSNDSRVKIDFKSIVPKPIETDRENKAKWQVKLAPSGKETVSISYKIEYPHSIQLSGL, from the coding sequence GTGTCCACATCACTCTCAACCAGTTTCATCGTCTTGAAGCCGGAGACAATTCCCTCCGGTGAACAAAGCACAAGGACCACGATTGCCCAGTGGGTTCTGGATGGAGACGAGACTTTGATTGCTCGTCCGCAGAACTTTCAAAATGTCTTTCGATTCATGAAAATGAAAAACGCAACGGGCGTGCCGCTGTTGCCGGGGACAATTAACCTGTTCGCGCAGAACGACTACATCGGCCGATTCAATTCGCCATACCTGGTGCTTCCCGACGAAGAATTCGGGATGCCATTTGGAGTCGATGATGGGATCGAGATCAAACGCGAAATCAATGACCGGCTCAATTCCGTAGACGGCGACAAACGCGGTCATTCCGAGACGGTGACTATCACATTGGTCAATAAGTCCGGTTTCGAGAGAACTGTCGAACTTGAAGAGGCATTATTTACAAGCAACGATAGTCGGGTTAAGATTGATTTTAAGTCGATCGTCCCGAAGCCAATTGAAACAGACCGTGAGAACAAAGCGAAGTGGCAGGTCAAACTGGCGCCAAGCGGCAAAGAGACTGTCTCGATCAGCTACAAGATCGAGTATCCTCATTCGATTCAGTTGTCGGGGCTATAG
- a CDS encoding DMT family transporter gives MTHLAPRRHRILAEIGLLYAAAIWGATFFIVKDVISFIDPVVLVGYRFALAGVLLAGYLAIKRVPMLVGLKDGLILGVILWALYIPQTIGLGFTSAANSGFITGLFVVIVPILAYALFHKKPSRWEAVALVLSLAGLWFLTGGISGMNFGDLITLIAAFFYALHLLYCDKYMKAGRDPIVISAQQFLLVGALSFVTAWLFDLPFSIGNRTSILTVIFLTLLPTLSAFLIQLYAQKLTSPFRVSLIFALEPVFAAIFAWTLGGEEFVIRSAAGGLLIFVAMIVAELPAAGVKK, from the coding sequence ATGACCCACTTGGCTCCGCGCCGTCACCGTATACTCGCCGAAATAGGCCTTCTTTATGCAGCCGCAATTTGGGGTGCGACTTTCTTCATCGTCAAGGATGTCATTTCTTTCATCGACCCGGTCGTATTGGTCGGGTATCGCTTTGCCTTGGCCGGTGTCCTATTGGCTGGTTATCTCGCGATCAAGCGAGTGCCAATGCTCGTGGGACTCAAAGATGGTCTGATTCTCGGCGTTATTCTCTGGGCTTTGTACATTCCGCAAACCATCGGATTGGGATTCACTTCCGCCGCAAACTCCGGATTCATAACCGGGCTGTTTGTGGTGATTGTGCCAATTCTCGCGTATGCCTTGTTTCACAAGAAGCCTTCACGCTGGGAAGCCGTAGCACTCGTTCTTTCGCTTGCCGGTCTGTGGTTCCTCACAGGAGGCATAAGCGGAATGAACTTCGGCGATCTCATCACGTTGATTGCCGCATTCTTCTATGCGCTGCACCTGCTTTACTGCGACAAGTACATGAAAGCTGGTCGCGACCCGATTGTTATCAGTGCCCAGCAGTTCTTGCTGGTTGGAGCACTGAGTTTTGTTACCGCATGGTTGTTTGATCTGCCGTTTTCGATCGGTAACCGTACCTCGATTCTAACAGTCATCTTCCTTACTTTGCTTCCGACACTGAGCGCCTTTCTGATTCAGCTGTACGCCCAGAAGTTGACCTCGCCGTTTCGTGTGAGTCTGATCTTCGCGCTCGAGCCGGTGTTTGCAGCGATTTTTGCGTGGACTCTCGGTGGCGAGGAGTTCGTCATACGCAGCGCTGCCGGCGGGCTGTTGATCTTCGTCGCGATGATCGTAGCCGAACTACCGGCAGCGGGTGTGAAGAAGTAG
- a CDS encoding recombinase family protein, which translates to MKAVLYARVSSEKQAEKDLSIPAQLKALRKHAESKGYDVVRDYVDEAESARTAHRPAFQEMIAASKNRVKQFDVILVWKLSRFARNREDSIMYKSLLRKHGVQLVSINEQIDDTPTGKLFEGMIEVMDEFYSANLAQDTKRGMRESASRGYFSGGTPPIGYLIDRSEKGANGKGRFVLDENYSGVIRRIFDMALSGKGAKEITKSLNSEGLKNNRGKAWNKNGVLYILGNELYTGTLIWGRKDKSQQPIRREDNHPAIISMDQFAAVRRLVGSKSPLRAGQDRLRRITYYRR; encoded by the coding sequence ATGAAAGCAGTACTCTACGCACGTGTCTCTTCAGAAAAACAAGCAGAGAAAGATCTTTCGATTCCAGCGCAATTGAAGGCGCTGAGAAAGCACGCTGAGTCGAAGGGATATGATGTGGTTAGGGACTACGTCGACGAAGCTGAGAGCGCTCGTACAGCCCATAGACCGGCATTTCAGGAGATGATCGCAGCCTCGAAGAATAGAGTAAAGCAATTCGATGTGATTTTGGTCTGGAAGCTCTCGCGGTTTGCCCGCAATCGCGAAGATTCTATCATGTACAAATCACTTCTGCGAAAGCATGGAGTCCAACTTGTCTCCATCAACGAGCAAATCGATGATACTCCAACCGGTAAGCTCTTCGAAGGCATGATCGAAGTCATGGACGAATTCTATTCTGCCAATCTTGCACAAGACACAAAACGCGGTATGAGGGAAAGCGCAAGCAGGGGCTATTTCAGCGGAGGGACTCCACCGATTGGATACTTGATTGACCGATCCGAGAAGGGGGCAAACGGCAAGGGTCGATTCGTTCTTGATGAGAATTACTCGGGTGTCATTCGGAGAATCTTTGACATGGCTCTTTCAGGCAAGGGAGCGAAGGAAATCACGAAGAGTCTGAACTCGGAAGGTCTAAAGAACAATCGAGGTAAGGCTTGGAATAAGAATGGTGTCCTGTACATTCTTGGCAATGAGCTGTACACGGGTACGCTGATTTGGGGTCGAAAAGACAAATCTCAACAGCCAATTAGGAGAGAAGACAACCATCCAGCAATAATTTCGATGGACCAGTTCGCAGCCGTTCGCAGACTTGTGGGTAGCAAGAGCCCTCTCCGTGCAGGCCAAGATCGCTTACGTCGGATTACCTACTATCGGCGCTGA